In Eubalaena glacialis isolate mEubGla1 chromosome 3, mEubGla1.1.hap2.+ XY, whole genome shotgun sequence, the following are encoded in one genomic region:
- the LOC133086943 gene encoding LOW QUALITY PROTEIN: oviduct-specific glycoprotein-like (The sequence of the model RefSeq protein was modified relative to this genomic sequence to represent the inferred CDS: inserted 2 bases in 2 codons) produces MNSNQIVPKDPQDEKILYPEFNKLKERNRELKTLLSIGGWNFGTSRFTTMLSTFANREKFVNSVIALLRTHGFDGLDLFFLYPGLRGSPRRDRWTFVFLLEELLLAFRKEAQLTIRPRLLLSAAVSGDPRVIQKAYDVHLLGRLLDFISILSYDLHGSWEKFTGHNSPLFSMPKDPKSSAYAMNYWRKLGAAPEKLLMGLPTYGRTFRLLKASKNELWAEAVGPASPGKYTKQAGFLAYYEICSFIWRAKKCWIDDQYVPYAYKGKEWVGYDDAISFSYKAFFIMREHFGGAMVWTLDLDDVRGTFCGTGPFPLVYTLNNLLVKAEFSSTPSPKFWLSTAVNSSRIGPERLTVIKDLTTDLGILPPGGEAVATEIHRKSETMTTVPRGGLVTPTRETLSFGKHPVTPEWKTVTPGEETMTPVGHKAVTPGGITVAPMHLQTGEKIMPPRRKAEAPEKMTVPSGKMTVTPAGQTETLEXANLTSEVDPDPLVGYFGLHTEAENWMLLSGPVISPPGHTALAFDKPFVPTXWNHSSDDSVTLPMSPLSLKKENPENSAVD; encoded by the exons ATGAACAGCAATCAGATTGTTCCTAAGGATCCCCAGGATGAGAAAATCCTCTACCCAGAGTTCAACAAGCTCAAGGAGAG GAACAGGGAGCTGAAAACACTGCTGTCCATCGGGGGGTGGAACTTCGGCACATCGAG GTTCACCACGATGCTGTCCACATTTGCCAACCGGGAGAAGTTTGTCAATTCAGTGATAGCCCTCCTGAGGACACATGGCTTTGATGGTCTGGACCTCTTCTTCTTGTACCCTGGACTCAGAGGCAGCCCCAGACGTGACCGCTGGACCTTTGTCTTCTTACTTGAA GAGCTCCTGCTTGCTTTCAGGAAGGAGGCGCAGCTCACCATACGTCCAAGGCTGCTGCTCTCTGCTGCTGTCTCTGGGGACCCCCGTGTCATCCAAAAAGCGTATGATGTGCACCTTCTGGGAAG ACTACTGGATTTCATCAGCATCTTGTCTTATGACTTACATGGAAGCTGGGAAAAGTTCACAGGACACAATAGCCCGCTGTTCTCTATGCCCAAGGACCCCAAATcttca GCATATGCCATGAACTACTGGCGAAAGCTTGGTGCAGCACCTGAGAAGCTCCTTATGGGGCTCCCCACCTATGGACGTACTTTTCGCCTCCTCAAAGCCTCTAAGAATGAGTTGTGGGCAGAAGCTGTGGGACCAGCATCTCCAGGGAAGTACACCAAGCAAGCTGGCTTCTTGGCTTATTATGAG atttgctccttcatctggagAGCGAAGAAGTGCTGGATTGATGATCAGTATGTCCCATATGCCTACAAGGGGAAGGAGTGGGTTGGCTATGATGATGCCATCAGCTTCAGTTACAAG GCATTTTTCATAATGAGAGAGCATTTTGGGGGGGCCATGGTGTGGACATTGGACCTGGATGACGTCAGGGGCACTTTCTGTGGCACTGGCCCTTTCCCCCTTGTCTACACATTGAATAATCTCCTGGTGAAGGCTG AGTTCAGCTCAACTCCTTCACCAAAATTTTGGCTCTCAACTGCTGTGAATTCTTCAAGAATTGGCCCTGAAAGGCTGACTGTGATCAAGGATTTGACCACTGATTTGGGGATCTTGCCCCCCGGAGGAGAGGCTGTGGCCACGGAGATCCATAGAAAGTCTGAAACTATGACCACAGTCCCAAGAGGTGGGCTTGTGACCCCTACAAGGGAAACTCTGTCCTTTGGAAAGCACCCTGTAACTCCAGAATGGAAGACTGTGACCCCTGGAGAGGAGACCATGACCCCTGTGGGCCACAAGGCTGTGACCCCTGGAGGGATAACTGTGGCTCCTATGCATCTTCAGACTGGAGAGAAAATCATGCCCCCAAGAAGGAAGGCTGAAGCCCCTGAGAAGATGACCGTACCCTCAGGAAAGATGACAGTCACCCCTGCTGGGCAGACTGAGACTCTTG AGGCGAATTTGACTTCTGAGGTGGACCCTGACCCCCTGGTGGGTTACTTTGGTCTTCACACAGAAGCTGAAAACTGGATGCTGCTCTCTGGTCCTGTCATCTCGCCCCCAGGACACACTGCTCTTGCTTTTGACAAGCCCTTTGTTCCCA GATGGAATCATTCCTCTGATGATTCAGTAACTCTTCCAATGAGTCCTCTCTctctaaagaaagaaaatccagaaaaCTCTGCTGTGGACTGA